A genomic stretch from Malus domestica chromosome 15, GDT2T_hap1 includes:
- the LOC103400731 gene encoding profilin-2 gives MSWQTYVDDHLMCEIEGNHLSAAAIIGHDGSVWAQSATFPQLKPEEVTGIMNDFNEPGSLAPTGLYLGGTKYMVIQGEPGVVIRGKKGPGGVTVKKSTMALLIGIYDEPMTPGQCNMVVERLGDYLVEQGL, from the exons ATGTCTTGGCAAACGTACGTCGACGACCATCTGATGTGCGAAATCGAAGGCAACCACCTCTCCGCCGCAGCCATCATCGGCCACGACGGCAGCGTCTGGGCCCAGAGCGCCACCTTCCCTCAG TTGAAGCCTGAGGAGGTGACTGGCATTATGAATGACTTCAATGAACCGGGTTCACTTGCTCCGACCGGGCTGTATCTTGGAGGGACCAAATACATGGTGATCCAGGGTGAACCAGGAGTTGTGATTCGAGGAAAGAAG GGCCCTGGTGGTGTCACTGTCAAGAAGAGCACTATGGCTTTGCTGATCGGCATATATGATGAGCCGATGACTCCTGGCCAATGCAACATGGTTGTTGAGAGGCTTGGGGATTATCTCGTTGAGCAGGGTCTCTAG